The proteins below are encoded in one region of Drosophila santomea strain STO CAGO 1482 chromosome 3R, Prin_Dsan_1.1, whole genome shotgun sequence:
- the LOC120452342 gene encoding importin-13, whose protein sequence is MESIDIARLEEAVVSFYRSNSQNQAITHEWLTDAEASPQAWQFSWQLMQLGKSQEVQFFGAITLHSKLMKHWHEVPPENREELKQKILESIVRFAGGPKIVLNRLCISLGAYIVHMLGEWPGAIEEVINTFQNQRMPNVSADVQLWIMLEVLTAIPEEAQVIHTSVKRVVLRAELGKRVQLVIQTVERYLKLQMNRVWDAETYSNMNRAVKCVGTWIKNIGYTIEGCVTITAVLLEVVHKCYWPCIHAGDGCMTADENELAESCLKTLVNIIIQPDCHNYPKTAFVLIKMFLDSLSEITKTEWKRENDNEDIIVHIYMLFVSSVERHSTLLLSGITSADPELSLLVHRIVQEILHCTDKPGIYPVEESCSTMALAFWYMLQDEVFAMSNDEQKRKCWEYIKPLYAHLTRILVRKSEQPDEKSLAKWSSDDLECFRCYRQDISDTFMYCYDVLNAYILEILAAMLDEAIADLQRHPAHWTKLEACIYSFQSVAEHFGGEEVRQIPRLMRVLAEIPYEKLNVKLLGTALETIGSYCNWLMENPAYIPPAINLLVRGLNSSMSAQATLGLKELCRDCQLQLKPYADPLLNACHASLNTGRMKNSDSVRLMFSIGKLMSLLQPEEIPKYLDIIVSPCFEELQAICQADSKTPAARIRTIFRLNMISTLFSSLNTDVDEEKTDQPVVQPVLLVMQRTMPIFKRIAEMWVEEIDVLEAACSAMKHAITNLRSSFQPMLQDLCLFIVASFQTRCCAPTLEISKTAIVMFFKDEGCKPLMQQLLREFIQHSFKLFESTPEQNFSNISDTMETFFGCLTQIIKKIPQVLEDTTLAYDRLVFYAQRGMTLPESGAIRNSIQFLTHFVMQSRNHTHATEVVLTTGEQTLYTTMMCVGYLTPRSQVDKFADILLAMNRKYAAEMAVWMKSLMATPNFPTQLITDADKTRYTALIIKEKVNKRLLQQHLSEMAIKTRGLTEKFQ, encoded by the exons ATGGAGTCCATCGACATAGCGCGTCTGGAGGAGGCGGTAGTGTCCTTCTACCGCTCGAACTCGCAGAACCAGGCGATCACCCATGAATGGCTTACCGATGCGGAGGCCAGTCCTCAGGCCTGGCAGTTTTCTTGGCAGCTAATGCAGCTCGGCAAG AGTCAGGAGGTGCAGTTCTTCGGCGCCATCACGTTGCACTCCAAGCTCATGAAGCACTGGCACGAAGTGCCGCCCGAAAATCGCGAGGAGTTGAAGCAGAAGATCCTCGAGTCCATCGTCCGCTTCGCTGGCGGGCCGAAGATCGTCCTTAACCGGCTATGCATCTCGCTGGGCGCCTACATCGTCCACATGCTGGGCGAATGGCCCGGCGCCATCGAGGAGGTGATCAACACGTTTCAAAACCAACGGATGCCAAATGTCAGCGCCGATGTGCAGTTGTGGATCATGCTGGAGGTACTGACCGCCATTCCCGAGGAAGCACAGGTCATCCACACGTCTGTCAAGCGGGTTGTTCTGCGCGCCGAGCTCGGCAAGCGAGTCCAACTGGTCATCCAGACCGTTGAGCGATATCTGAAGCTGCAGATGAACCGCGTGTGGGATGCCGAGACGTACAGCAACATGAACAGGGCCGTCAAGTGCGTCGGCACCTGGATCAA AAACATCGGCTACACTATCGAGGGCTGCGTCACCATCACCGCCGTGCTCCTGGAAGTGGTCCACAAGTGCTACTGGCCCTGCATACACGCAGGCGACGGCTGCATGACCGCCGATGAGAACGAGCTGGCTGAATCCTGTCTGAAGACATTAGTAAACATCATCATCCAGCCGGACTGCCACAACTACCCAAAGACGGCTTTTGTGCTTATAAAAATGTTCCTGGATTCGCTATCCGAAATCACAAAGACGGAGTGGAAGAGGGAGAATGACAACGAGGACATTATTGTACATATCTACATGCTGTTCGTATCGTCCGTGGAGCGGCATTCGACGCTGTTGCTCAGCGGAATCACGTCTGCGGATCCGGAACTGTCGCTCCTCGTGCACCGTATTGTGCAGGAGATTCTCCACTGCACAGACAAGCCAGGCATCTATCCCGTGGAGGAGTCCTGCAGCACTATGGCCCTGGCGTTTTGGTATATGCTGCAAGATGAAGTGTTTGCCATGTCAAACGATGAGCAAAAACGCAAGTGCTGGGAGTACATCAAACCATTGTACGCCCACCTAACCAGAATACTAGTGAGAAAGTCAGAGCAGCCAGACGAAAAGTCTCTCGCCAAGTGGAGCTCGGATGATTTGGAATGCTTCAGGTGCTACAGACAAGATATATCCGATACCTTT ATGTATTGCTATGACGTGTTAAATGCCTATATCTTGGAGATTCTGGCTGCCATGCTGGACGAGGCCATTGCTGATCTGCAAAGACATCCCGCCCACTGGACAAAGCTGGAGGCGTGCATCTATTCCTTTCAGTCGGTGGCCGAACACTTTGGCGGCGAGGAAGTGCGTCAAATACCCAGGCTGATGAGAGTGCTGGCAGAGATTCCCTACGAGAAGCTTAATGTCAAGCTACTGGGCACTGCGCTGGAGACAATTGGCTCCTATTGCAATTGGCTGATGGAGAACCCTGCGTACATTCCGCCAGCCATTAACCTACTGGTGCGCGGCCTGAACTCCTCGATGTCAGCACAAGCGACGCTCGGCCTGAAGGAGCTGTGCCGTGATTGtcagctgcagctgaagcCGTACGCGGATCCGCTACTAAACGCATGCCACGCTTCCCTGAACACGGGCCGTATGAAGAACTCGGATTCGGTAAGGCTTATGTTCAGCATCGGAAAGCTAATGAGCCTGTTGCAGCCAGAGGAAATACCCAAGTACTTGGATATCATCGTTAGTCCGTGCTTTGAAGAGCTACAGGCCATTTGTCAGGCAGATTCG AAAACTCCGGCTGCTCGAATTCGCACAATCTTCCGGCTCAATATGATCTCCACTCTCTTCTCGTCGCTGAACACGGATGTGGATGAAGAGAAGACGGACCAACCGGTTGTGCAACCAGTTCTCCTCGTCATGCAGCGAACGATGCCCATCTTTAAAAGAATCGCTGAGATGTGGGTGGAGGAGATCGATGTCCTGGAG GCCGCTTGCAGCGCGATGAAACATGCGATTACGAATTTAAGGAGCAGCTTCCAGCCTATGCTACAGGATCTTTGTCTCTTTATTGTGGCCAGCTTTCAGACCCGATGTTGCGCTCCTACTTTGGAAATATCCAAAACG GCCATTGTTATGTTCTTTAAGGACGAGGGCTGCAAGCCGCTGATGCAGCAGCTTCTGAGGGAGTTCATTCAACACAGCTTTAAGCTGTTTGAAAGCACCCCCGAGCAGAACTTTTCAAACATTTCGGACACTATGGAAACCTTCTTCGGCTGTCTGACCCAGATCATTAAGAAAATTCCCCAAGTGTTGGAGGACACGACACTGGCCTACGATCGACTAGTCTTTTACGCACAGCGTGGAATGACTTTACCGGAGAGTGGAGCCATTCGAAACAGCATACAGTTTCTAACCCACTTTGTGATGCAGTCCCGTAACCACACCCACGCCACCGAAGTCGTCCTGACCACTGGCGAGCAGACGCTGTACACGACGATGATGTGTGTTGGCTACCTAACGCCGCGATCGCAGGTGGACAAGTTTGCAGACATCCTTCTCGCCATGAACAGGAAATATGCCGCTGAGATGGCTGTTTGGATGAAGTCCCTAATGGCAACTCCAAATTTTCCCACCCAGCTCATAACCGACGCGGATAAAACGCGCTACACTGCTCTAATAATCAA GGAAAAGGTCAACAAGAGATTGCTGCAACAGCATCTGTCGGAAATGGCCATCAAGACCCGAGGACTCACAGAAAAGTTCCAGTGA